The following coding sequences are from one Methanococcoides orientis window:
- a CDS encoding MgtC/SapB family protein: MLTFDLGLDPELYDFLTKAILSLLIGILIGIEREHRRKDQEVFAGVRTFAIVCLSGMLASYVSEVMNIAILQITTALVAASCFVLVYRIYTASGKLGMTSSIALFSTYLLGVLVATGRYLFAIIIAVLITLLLIEKKPLHSFAQHLSDEEILNAVQFLVVAFILYPLMPEEPVMGVLNLKSAILIVVLVMFIGFVSYISLKRFGTRGGITYSGLFGGFISSEATTAALANMSKSRSTLMDALYIGILMSNISMIISNTLIALIVDPSASTMLMMLPPQLAMLIVTTGIVIIRRKENDIMTEPLEIGSPFALKPAFRFGAIFTVLLVITSISSEFLGTAGVYASALGGLVSSSAVTASVAALAFSGNVSYSVAAQTAVIAGIISTLNKLVLVRISGSKELYYRSRNTMLLIAIVGISTLYLWSSYTSNIGF, translated from the coding sequence GTGTTAACATTTGACCTTGGGTTGGACCCTGAATTATATGATTTTCTGACAAAAGCGATCCTTTCCCTTTTGATAGGAATACTGATAGGTATAGAAAGGGAGCACCGACGCAAGGATCAGGAAGTTTTCGCAGGAGTACGCACGTTTGCAATAGTATGTCTTAGCGGCATGCTTGCAAGCTATGTTTCAGAGGTGATGAATATCGCCATACTGCAGATTACCACGGCACTGGTTGCAGCCTCCTGTTTTGTGCTCGTATACAGGATATACACAGCCAGCGGAAAGCTTGGGATGACAAGTTCCATCGCCCTGTTCTCAACTTACTTGCTTGGTGTGCTGGTAGCCACGGGACGTTACCTTTTTGCCATTATAATAGCTGTGCTCATTACTTTACTGCTAATTGAGAAAAAACCGCTTCACTCCTTTGCACAACATCTCTCAGATGAGGAAATACTCAATGCGGTCCAGTTCCTTGTGGTCGCTTTCATTCTTTATCCACTGATGCCGGAAGAACCTGTAATGGGAGTTCTGAACCTGAAATCGGCAATCCTTATCGTGGTACTTGTCATGTTCATCGGTTTTGTCAGTTACATTTCCCTCAAAAGATTTGGAACCCGGGGAGGAATAACATATTCGGGACTATTTGGAGGGTTCATAAGCAGTGAGGCAACCACCGCTGCACTTGCAAACATGTCAAAGAGCAGATCCACCCTGATGGACGCACTGTACATCGGGATACTGATGTCAAACATCTCAATGATAATCAGCAACACCCTGATCGCATTGATAGTAGATCCCAGTGCAAGTACAATGCTCATGATGCTACCTCCGCAACTGGCAATGCTCATCGTGACGACCGGGATCGTCATAATAAGAAGAAAAGAAAATGATATTATGACCGAACCGCTGGAGATCGGTTCACCATTTGCACTGAAACCTGCTTTCAGGTTCGGTGCGATCTTCACAGTGCTTCTTGTCATCACCAGCATTTCAAGCGAATTCCTCGGTACTGCCGGAGTCTATGCATCGGCACTTGGCGGACTTGTCAGCAGTTCGGCTGTAACTGCATCCGTTGCTGCACTGGCATTCAGTGGGAACGTATCATACAGTGTGGCTGCACAGACCGCAGTGATAGCAGGGATCATCAGTACGCTCAACAAGCTGGTCCTTGTAAGGATATCCGGATCAAAGGAGCTCTACTACCGCTCAAGAAATACAATGTTACTGATAGCTATTGTGGGCATATCCACATTGTACCTGTGGAGCAGCTACACCAGCAATATCGGATTCTAA
- a CDS encoding TfuA-related McrA-glycine thioamidation protein encodes MRAVIFAGTSISHEDSKAILDAVYLPPVARGDIDKVSGQDYDVIGIIDGVFFDRAAVAHKEIIRAMKKGIKVVGGCSMGALRASELDSHGMIGVGKVYSWYRDGVIEADDEVAVTTNPETFEQVSTPLVNIRGTFREAVVKGIIDSEICEGLIRITKSIHYPQRSYLGIIKKAVEEGLLEDREPLLEYCRNNASDVKREDAVLVLQKVKEILEAGK; translated from the coding sequence ATGAGAGCAGTTATCTTTGCAGGTACGAGTATCAGCCATGAAGATTCAAAGGCTATCCTTGATGCAGTTTACCTGCCACCTGTGGCAAGAGGCGACATCGATAAGGTGTCAGGTCAGGACTATGATGTAATTGGTATCATCGATGGTGTTTTCTTTGACAGGGCTGCAGTAGCCCACAAGGAAATAATCCGTGCGATGAAAAAAGGTATCAAGGTAGTTGGTGGATGCAGTATGGGTGCGTTGCGTGCTTCTGAGCTTGACAGTCATGGCATGATCGGTGTGGGCAAGGTCTATAGCTGGTACAGGGATGGTGTCATCGAGGCGGATGATGAGGTTGCAGTGACAACAAATCCCGAAACCTTTGAACAGGTCTCAACACCCCTTGTTAACATAAGGGGGACCTTCAGGGAAGCAGTTGTCAAAGGCATTATTGATAGTGAGATCTGCGAAGGTCTTATCAGGATAACAAAAAGCATCCACTATCCTCAGAGAAGTTACCTTGGAATAATTAAAAAAGCAGTTGAGGAAGGACTTCTGGAAGATCGTGAGCCTCTTCTGGAATATTGCAGGAACAATGCTTCAGATGTAAAAAGGGAAGATGCAGTATTGGTGCTTCAGAAGGTAAAAGAGATCCTCGAAGCAGGCAAATAA
- a CDS encoding MBL fold metallo-hydrolase codes for MIVQQIFTSGIAHSSYLLGGNNACAVIDPGRDIDVYMDAAAQMGWKITHVLETHLHADFISGHMEIQAKTGASIVVPRSANCKFDAMEVSGGDSFGIEDMIIEVLETPGHTPEHVSYVVTDSSRGEVPVCVFCGDTLFVGDVGRPDLFPGKAEELASKLYDSLQGKLLELPDFCEVYPAHGAGSLCGRAMAAKRSTTIGYERLYNYALNIGDRKSFIRSLTEDMPATPDHFNRCSDVNRAGPEIIEDLPPLKAIPSEEFLGLLDDPDNIVLDIRCYEAFGGRHIPGSYSIDLNSNFATFSGWLLPPDKNILLIVDSPERAAEAAIWLHRVGLDRIVGFLDGGMHSWSMAGLPTEHLCQVSSLELDNMVRDDEDFVLVDVRAVSEFSGGHIQHAINIPVHELRDSYKELDPDAKTVVICGSGQRSSMGASILQQKGFSDVHNVSGGMTGYNAAGFGPDCPLCALPWLSSGKEKKDG; via the coding sequence TTGATCGTTCAGCAGATATTTACAAGTGGAATAGCTCATAGTTCATACCTTCTTGGTGGTAACAATGCCTGTGCAGTGATCGATCCCGGTCGCGACATCGATGTTTATATGGATGCTGCGGCTCAGATGGGCTGGAAGATAACACATGTCCTTGAAACGCATCTGCATGCGGATTTCATTTCCGGTCACATGGAAATTCAGGCTAAGACCGGCGCATCGATAGTAGTTCCACGTTCTGCAAATTGCAAATTCGATGCAATGGAAGTCTCAGGTGGTGATTCCTTTGGGATCGAGGACATGATCATAGAGGTTCTGGAAACTCCGGGACATACGCCTGAACATGTCTCCTATGTGGTGACCGACAGTTCACGCGGTGAGGTTCCTGTATGTGTCTTCTGTGGTGACACTCTTTTCGTAGGTGATGTTGGCAGGCCTGACCTGTTCCCGGGAAAAGCTGAAGAACTGGCCTCGAAACTCTATGACAGCCTCCAAGGGAAACTGCTGGAACTGCCTGATTTTTGTGAGGTATATCCTGCACATGGTGCCGGCTCATTATGTGGCAGGGCAATGGCTGCAAAACGCAGTACGACCATCGGCTATGAAAGGCTTTACAATTATGCATTGAACATAGGTGACAGGAAAAGTTTCATCCGTTCACTTACGGAGGATATGCCTGCAACTCCAGACCATTTCAACAGGTGTAGCGATGTTAACAGGGCTGGTCCGGAAATTATTGAGGATCTTCCTCCATTGAAAGCAATACCTTCGGAGGAGTTCCTGGGGCTGCTGGATGATCCTGACAATATAGTACTTGATATCCGGTGCTATGAGGCATTTGGTGGTCGTCACATACCAGGTTCATATAGCATTGACCTTAACAGCAATTTTGCCACGTTCTCAGGCTGGCTGCTACCGCCTGACAAGAATATATTGTTGATTGTAGATTCTCCCGAAAGGGCTGCGGAGGCAGCTATCTGGCTTCACAGGGTTGGCCTTGACAGAATAGTCGGCTTCCTTGATGGTGGAATGCACTCCTGGTCCATGGCAGGTCTTCCCACAGAACATCTCTGTCAGGTATCGAGCTTAGAGCTTGACAATATGGTGAGGGACGATGAGGATTTCGTTCTTGTGGATGTTAGGGCAGTTTCTGAGTTCAGTGGCGGGCATATACAACATGCCATCAACATTCCGGTACACGAGCTCAGGGATTCTTACAAGGAACTTGACCCCGATGCAAAGACAGTTGTCATCTGTGGAAGCGGACAGCGTTCAAGTATGGGTGCAAGTATCCTGCAACAGAAAGGTTTCAGTGATGTACACAATGTTTCCGGTGGGATGACCGGTTACAATGCTGCAGGATTTGGCCCAGATTGTCCGCTGTGTGCACTTCCATGGCTGTCTTCCGGGAAAGAAAAGAAAGATGGATGA
- a CDS encoding cysteine desulfurase, whose product MYDIHSVRKDFPVLDEVIYLDNGATTQTPVPAVNAMNDYFFKYAANHGRGAHRLARQTTDNYEDARDRVADFLNTTPESTVLTKNASESINMVALGIRWKAGDHVVTTLVEHHSNLLPWMRLKEKGVEITIVGSDREGCVDPKDVDAAITDRTKLVSVNHVSNVFGSIRDVEKITQIAQKNGAMVLVDGSQSAGHMPVDIKKIGCDFFATPGHKGLLGPQGTGILCIKDPDVLEPTYIGGGTVHAVTTEGYELEPSPSKFEAGTPNIPGVIGLGRAVEYVQEIGVENIEKYEKELTTDAVKRLAEIEGVEVYGPKDRTGVVPFNVEGMNPHDVAMILDETRKICVRSGYHCAMPSVDMLGVEGTVRASFALYNTEEEVDSLIEGVEQITMLA is encoded by the coding sequence ATGTATGATATTCATTCCGTACGCAAAGATTTCCCAGTCCTTGATGAAGTGATCTATCTGGACAATGGCGCTACAACCCAGACGCCTGTCCCGGCAGTTAATGCCATGAATGATTACTTCTTCAAGTACGCAGCAAATCATGGCCGCGGAGCTCACAGGCTAGCCCGGCAAACTACTGATAATTATGAAGATGCAAGAGACAGGGTTGCAGATTTCCTGAACACTACACCAGAGAGCACAGTCCTGACCAAAAATGCAAGTGAAAGTATTAACATGGTCGCCCTTGGAATCCGGTGGAAAGCAGGCGACCACGTTGTTACAACCCTTGTGGAGCATCATTCCAATCTCCTACCCTGGATGAGATTAAAGGAAAAAGGTGTCGAGATAACCATCGTGGGGTCCGACAGGGAAGGATGTGTGGACCCGAAAGATGTTGATGCTGCAATTACTGACAGGACAAAGCTCGTCTCTGTCAACCACGTATCCAATGTATTCGGCTCGATCAGAGATGTTGAGAAAATAACACAGATCGCACAGAAAAACGGCGCGATGGTACTAGTGGACGGGTCCCAGTCAGCAGGACATATGCCTGTGGACATCAAAAAGATAGGTTGCGATTTCTTTGCCACACCCGGACACAAGGGACTGCTCGGCCCACAGGGAACGGGAATACTCTGCATCAAAGATCCTGATGTCCTTGAACCAACCTACATTGGCGGAGGCACCGTCCATGCTGTCACTACAGAAGGTTATGAGCTGGAACCTTCTCCTTCAAAGTTCGAAGCAGGTACACCGAACATCCCGGGAGTTATAGGCCTTGGCCGAGCTGTTGAGTATGTGCAGGAGATAGGTGTAGAAAATATAGAAAAATACGAGAAGGAACTAACCACAGATGCTGTAAAACGTCTTGCAGAGATCGAAGGCGTAGAGGTCTACGGACCAAAGGACAGGACAGGAGTCGTCCCTTTCAATGTGGAAGGTATGAACCCGCATGATGTTGCCATGATACTGGACGAGACCAGGAAGATCTGTGTTCGTAGCGGTTACCACTGTGCAATGCCGTCCGTTGACATGCTGGGAGTTGAAGGGACAGTTCGGGCATCCTTTGCATTATATAATACAGAAGAAGAAGTAGACTCATTGATAGAGGGTGTTGAGCAGATAACAATGCTCGCCTGA
- a CDS encoding metal-dependent transcriptional regulator — translation MDDITGLELSPRKIEYLKYLFERGDNVRTTEISNHMNVDPSTITKAINELASSGYVNHVPYRGFSLTEKGKDYAHFLLRRHRILSLMLNHYGLTAEESCAEVARFEGYVSKKAINAICDSMGHPTIGVCGRIEHDSCNLKHEHHEKKDE, via the coding sequence ATGGATGATATAACAGGATTGGAACTTTCGCCAAGGAAGATCGAATACCTGAAATACCTTTTTGAAAGGGGTGACAATGTACGCACCACCGAGATATCCAACCACATGAACGTGGACCCTTCCACCATTACCAAAGCTATCAATGAGCTTGCTTCATCAGGATATGTCAACCATGTTCCTTACCGGGGTTTCAGTCTTACGGAGAAAGGAAAGGATTATGCACACTTCCTGTTGAGAAGGCACAGGATACTTAGCCTGATGCTTAACCATTACGGGCTCACTGCAGAGGAATCGTGTGCAGAGGTTGCAAGGTTTGAAGGCTATGTGTCAAAAAAGGCCATAAATGCCATTTGCGATTCAATGGGACATCCAACCATAGGAGTTTGCGGCAGGATCGAACATGACAGCTGCAACCTTAAACATGAGCACCACGAAAAAAAAGATGAATAA
- a CDS encoding YcaO-related McrA-glycine thioamidation protein codes for MSHIPIDRSLQYMDGTQRVFDEETTLGNTKPHLEEIGVTRIASITDLDRIGIPVFSAIRPSAAEGAISIYSGKGASETQARISAMMESFERCLAERVGVNADIVEDVLAEEFIESVENAAKECELLDPHSLLLAEPLPPESLVEWTQAWDLLREKEVYVPSNAVYHPYDSPGMSARLFRSNTNGLASGNVIEEAILHGLLEVIERDALSIAEFNRNPGREIVLTEEDGINYELMKKFESNGVQLKLWLLSHDTGITSVVAATDDLDLKDPALLVMGAGSHLKPEIAIRRAITEAAQSRVVQIHGAREDTDRESFVRQIGYERMKRMNNFWYEGADSVTTGQLTDISRSTPAENIDVVLDELRKITDSVIVVDLSRKKVGVPVVRVIIPGFEQYTLDRERVGHRVRQGRKRSTSGEKPWKRRFGKQK; via the coding sequence ATGTCCCATATCCCAATCGATCGATCATTACAGTATATGGATGGTACGCAGCGAGTTTTTGACGAGGAGACAACTCTTGGTAACACCAAACCCCACCTTGAAGAGATAGGGGTTACAAGGATAGCCAGTATCACCGATCTGGACCGGATAGGCATTCCGGTATTCTCTGCCATCAGGCCTTCAGCTGCAGAAGGTGCTATTTCTATCTATTCCGGTAAAGGGGCAAGCGAGACACAGGCAAGGATCTCGGCTATGATGGAGAGCTTTGAGAGATGTCTTGCGGAGCGTGTAGGCGTAAATGCTGATATTGTCGAGGATGTTCTCGCAGAAGAGTTCATTGAGTCTGTTGAAAATGCAGCAAAGGAATGTGAACTTCTTGATCCGCATAGCCTTCTCCTGGCCGAGCCTCTACCTCCTGAAAGCCTGGTAGAATGGACTCAGGCCTGGGACCTCTTACGTGAGAAGGAGGTCTATGTCCCATCAAATGCAGTATATCATCCATATGATTCTCCGGGAATGTCCGCAAGGCTTTTCAGAAGCAATACCAACGGCCTTGCATCGGGAAATGTCATAGAGGAAGCAATATTGCACGGTCTGCTTGAGGTCATCGAGCGTGATGCATTGAGCATTGCCGAGTTCAACAGAAATCCGGGCAGGGAAATTGTCCTTACCGAAGAGGACGGTATCAACTATGAGCTTATGAAGAAGTTCGAATCGAACGGAGTACAGCTCAAACTATGGCTACTTTCACATGATACAGGCATAACCTCTGTTGTGGCAGCTACAGATGACCTTGACCTGAAAGATCCTGCTTTGCTTGTAATGGGTGCAGGTTCACACCTGAAACCTGAGATCGCAATACGGAGAGCCATCACCGAGGCTGCCCAGTCAAGGGTAGTGCAGATCCACGGTGCCCGCGAGGACACTGACAGGGAATCTTTTGTGAGGCAGATAGGTTATGAGCGCATGAAGAGGATGAACAATTTCTGGTATGAAGGAGCCGACTCCGTCACAACCGGACAATTGACTGATATCTCCAGGTCAACTCCTGCAGAGAACATCGATGTTGTTCTCGATGAACTGCGCAAGATCACTGACAGTGTCATTGTGGTCGACCTTTCTCGCAAGAAAGTAGGTGTTCCTGTTGTAAGGGTAATAATTCCAGGATTCGAGCAGTACACGCTTGACCGTGAACGTGTAGGCCATCGTGTGAGACAAGGACGCAAACGATCCACATCTGGCGAGAAACCCTGGAAAAGAAGGTTCGGCAAACAAAAGTGA
- the nudC gene encoding NAD(+) diphosphatase translates to MNTQYRPSFATEELVFHGDESNTEGKALYFPVHQRKILIDAERHPDDYFSCYQKKHISDGTEVIYIGTLDGVPCYCFELKEELEEGNMQYFGLHDLYGAIDEEMLGIASRAVQMADFYRTHRYCGLCGGAAHYVPEETGMQCHNCNHITYPRISPAVIVLIEREDHLLMARSKNFPDGVYGLVAGFVEAGETIEHAAHREIKEEVGVSIKDLNYFASQPWPFPSSLMIGFTADFAEGKIEVDANEIEDACWFHVDDIPKLPGKKSISRALIDHFIDKHESCK, encoded by the coding sequence ATGAATACACAGTACCGACCTTCTTTTGCAACTGAAGAACTGGTGTTCCATGGCGATGAGAGCAATACAGAAGGAAAAGCACTCTATTTCCCTGTGCATCAAAGAAAGATATTGATAGATGCTGAAAGACACCCTGATGACTATTTTTCATGCTATCAAAAAAAGCATATCTCCGACGGCACTGAAGTTATCTACATCGGAACACTTGATGGAGTACCATGTTACTGTTTTGAACTTAAGGAAGAACTTGAAGAAGGAAATATGCAGTACTTTGGCCTGCACGACCTCTATGGTGCAATTGATGAGGAAATGCTCGGTATCGCTTCCAGGGCAGTCCAAATGGCTGACTTTTACCGCACCCACCGATATTGCGGACTGTGTGGAGGAGCTGCCCACTACGTACCGGAAGAAACCGGAATGCAATGTCATAATTGTAACCACATAACGTACCCGCGGATAAGCCCTGCAGTCATAGTACTGATAGAAAGGGAAGATCACCTTCTTATGGCCCGCTCAAAGAATTTCCCTGATGGAGTCTATGGCCTTGTGGCAGGCTTTGTAGAAGCCGGGGAAACCATCGAGCACGCAGCTCACAGGGAAATAAAGGAGGAAGTTGGCGTTTCCATAAAGGACCTGAACTATTTTGCAAGCCAACCCTGGCCTTTCCCGTCCTCGCTAATGATAGGATTTACAGCGGACTTTGCAGAAGGGAAGATCGAAGTCGATGCTAATGAGATCGAAGATGCCTGCTGGTTCCATGTGGATGACATTCCGAAGCTTCCGGGAAAGAAGAGCATCTCACGTGCCCTCATTGACCATTTCATAGACAAACACGAAAGTTGCAAATAA